AGTATAGGTTTTCAATGAAATACCAATTGCGTCTGTATCAGATCACAAACCAAATATATCAATTTTTATATCTACCATTATTCATTCTCCGTACACCTGCACCTGTTTCTCCCTTCTACCTGATAGACTATACCATTTGTCTTGTAATTCCGATAAAAATATTATTTTGTATCTACAATCTCTAATTAACCTCGTATGCTATCCATTGAAGCCATTATAAATTCGGCAACCTATATGATAAACACACGGAAAAACGTATCCTGATAGAAGCCGGTGCTGCCGTATCCATTACTTTATCACGGATGCTTTACTTCAGCAGGGCCCTAATCTTCTATACCAGTAAGCCCACTGCTTACTGATCGGTTATTTCGAATTCAACCTTTACATTTGCACCACATCCAACAACCAAACAATGCAACCACTCCATATCATCACTTCCCGCTTGCTCATCCGGCACCTCACTCTTAGTGACGGCGCTGACTTTCACCGCTATCGCTCCAATCCCGAAGTGACAAGGTACCAGGGTTTCGATGTCATGACCATGGAACAGGCCACCACCTTCATCACCAATAATGCAGTAAAAAATTACGGCAAAGCGGGCGAATGGGTACAATACGCCATCGAGCATACAGCTTCAGGAAAGCTTGTCGGAGACTGTGCCATCAGACTGAAAGAATACGATGCACGCATCGCAGAAGTCGGCATTACGATCTCACATCTTGCCCAAAAGAACGGTTTCGCCAAAGAAGCCATGCTCGGTATCCTGGCCTTTCTATTTGATGAAAAAGGTATCCATAGAGTAGTCGAAACGGTAGACGCAGAAAACACAGCCTCTATTCATTTAATGAATAGCATAGGCTTTCGTCAGGAAGGACACTTCATAGAAAATATTTTCTTTAAAGGTAAATGGGGCAGTGAATTTCAGTACGCAATGCTCAAAAGAGAATGGGACACCATAAAAGTAAGATGACACTATACATGATCCACTGCCGGTATAGGTTCTTCTACCATAGTACCTCCGTTAGCGTCAACATATGTACACACCATTTTCTCTGTATCAATTACCCACTTCTCCACTCCTGCTGCCGCGGCCTGGACACAGAAGGTCATAAAGTCCGTCTGCCCCTGCTGATGAATCGCGATCGTATGCCGCAGGTCCGCTGCTGATGGCTTCTCCGCTATTGCCAGTGGCGCATACATAGGCTGTGAGGCAATCTTTGTTGCGGCATCTCCATAATAAACAGTCTCCCCGTTGCTCACGAGAAATTCATACCGCCGGAGACCCAATGTCCTGATCTCCTGAATATACTTCGGAAAATCAGCGCCTGATCTTACTTTTGCATGTGCTGCCTTCACCTGCTCTAATGTGAACATAGCTTTATGATTTATAAAACGAATTTACATCTATTACCCACTATCTTCCTACCCCTTCATCTGTCATCACCACTTTCTTCATTTCGCCATCCTCTCCGTAGCTGAGATGATCCATACAAACAGACCTTCTGTGACTGCTGCCACCCATTAATACACCATTATGATATACAAACAGGTACTGCCTCTTAAAGTCAATAATACATGGCCTGTTCGTTTCACATAAACTCCCACGACCATGAACACTTCGACGCATCGCATAAGCCACTTTCTCCGGCATTCAAATTCAATTTATCCCCTTATTCTCCATGTATATGTATGTTATGATGTAAAGAGCTGTTTCACTTTTGAACCCATCTTCTTCAATGATCGCTGCCAGCCACTATCTTCTTTCTTATCCTGTCCCAGTAAATAGGCATATGGCTCCATCACCGGTATATGATCAAAGATCACCTTCAACATGCCCATCAATGGGATCGCCATCACCATGCCCGGAATACCCCATAGTAATTCTCCCGCTACCAGTCCGACGATCGTCGCCATCGGATTAAGATCCACACCCGCACCGACTACCAGCGGTTCCAGGAGATAGGTCTGTATAAACTGCACCAGTCCATATGTCAATAAAATACCTACGATCAGCGTCATATCTCCTCCCTGTACCAGCGACATCAATAACGTCAGCGCTGTTCCCGTCAGGTTTCCTACAAAGGGTATGATCTCCAGCAGTCCGCAGAGTATCGCAAAGAAGAAAGCGTTCTTTACGCCTGCGATTGAAAATCCTATGGCATACATCACCCACAGGAACAGGATCATCAGGAACAGCCCTTTCAGATACTCCTGTGCTGTTTTTTGTGTCTTGTGAATACAGGATACTGCTTTCGTTCTTTCATCCTTCGGTACGAGCCGGACGATATACCCTTTTATCTTTCCTCTGAAAAAGATAAAGAGAAAGGTATACACAAGGACCAGTAACAGATTAGTCAGAAATCCGCCCACACCACCGATGATCGCCGTTATCACCGCACTCGCCTTACCTGAAGAGGACTCCTGCTGCTCTTTGAGCATCTGCTTCTGCTTCTCCGGACTGATACCATACTCTGTACTCAGGAACTCGCGTAACTGCTGATATTTCTGCATAAGCTGCTGTTCCAGTTGCGAGGCGTTTTCAGCAATGTCAGATACCTGCCAGCTAATGAATACTATCACCAGTGCAAAGAAACCGACAAACAACAGCAACGACAGCAATACCCCCACCGCATGATTCACTCCTTTTGACTGCAGCCATCTGGTAACGGGTAATAACAGCATGGCCAGCAGGCCTGCAAATGCAATGGGTACAAAGAACGGTTTCCCATATACCAGGATCACAACAATCAGTGTCAGTATCAACAAAATAGCAGCTGCATTGAATACTTTAGTACGAGGCATCATAGTTAATGAGATGAATATATGCATCAGTTACAACAACAATGCCTGCTATTCACTGTCCGGCACATCCAGCTCTTCCTGTTCCACCCTGGCAATCTTTTCCCCACTCACTACCCCGCATGTGCAAAAATTGTACAGTCTCCTATAGATGAGGTCATCAATATAAAAGATCGTAGCTTTAATACAAACATCCATCATTTTGAAAGCCATCATCACTTTGCTGAAATTGCTGTTGCTGCATGACTATCCATCCGGATCTGCTATTAACTATTACAATGAACACCTGTATATTGTTGGAGACGACGCCAATCAATTACTCGTTCTTGACAGTCACTACAACCAGGTAAAGCGCATTCCGCTATTTCACTATGAGGAGAAGCGAATCCCGAAAGCCCAAAAGCCGGACCTGGAAACAGCTGTTATTATCCATAACGACGGCCAGCCCAATCTGCTGGCAATAGGCTCCGCTGCCACGAAGGAAAGAGAACTCTTTGTCCTGCTTCCGCTTCAGGCAACTGACAGCCCCCGCTATATTTCCTCAAAGGCATTTATAGAACGCCTGCAGCAACTTCCTGAGATCAATATTGAAGGAGCTACCATCGCCGGTGATCATCTCATACTTGGCAATCGTGGCAATGAAAGCCATCCTGTTAATCAGCTGGTCGTCACTACTCCCGATTGCTGGCAGCACCCTGCTGACGCTCCGGTCAGTATCGCCACGCTGGACAATCCATTCTCACTCCCTGGCTTCGCCGGCGTATCGGAGCTATGTTATGTTGAACAACAGGACGTATTACTCCTCACCTTATCCAGTGAGGCAACCACCAATGCGTATGATGATGGCATCATCGGCGACAGCTACATAGCATGGGTAACGAATTTCCGCAAGCAACTATCCACCGGAAAAATAACTGTAAATGGTATTGTGAACCTGTCAGATGCAGCCCCTGCATTCAAAGGAGAAAAAATAGAAGGCATCTGCCTGTCTGCCATCAAGGAAGACGGATGGTATCTGCACCTGGTCGCAGACGATGACCAGGGTGCAAGCAAATTATTTCACATCAAACTGCTACTTCCATAAACTATTTTTCCAATTAGAAAATACCTAATTTCCGTTATATCTTCCTATCGGAAACGTATATATCTTTGTGACTTTAATTAATAAACGGATCACTCCTCATTTATTAATTACAATTGAGAACCATGAATGTACCTTTTATTGAGATCCTGGAATGGACGGTAAAGGACCCCAATCTCCTAATGTGGAAGTTCCCCTCTCAGGATGCCGACATAAAAAATGGCGCTAAACTGATTGTCCGTGAATCCGAAACCGCACTATTATTAAGTGAAGGAAAGCTGGCTGATGTATTCGGTCCGGGAACCTATACGCTGACAACAGAGAACATCCCCCTGCTGACCAAACTAAAAGGCTGGAAATACGGTTTTCAGTCCCCCTTTAAAGTTGATGTCTATTTCCTCTCCACCAGACAGTTTGTGAACCTGAAATGGGGCACGCCGGCACCTGTGATGCTGTCCGATCAGAAATTCGGACAGGTACGTGTCCGGGCATTCGGCAGCTATAACGTACGTGTGGCCGACCCTGCCAGGTTCTTCCGTGAATATGCCGGTACACAATCCGTACTCTCTGTCCTGGAGCTACAGCACAAACTGCGCGATTACATTGCTCCGCAGTTTGGCGAGGCACTGGCAGCTGCCAATATACAGATATTGGATATCGCCGGTAACCTGCAGTCACTCAATGCCCGCATCCGACCTTCCATACAACCTTATTTCGATGCTTTTGGCATTGAAGTAACGGAGTTTGTGGTCACCTCTGTCACCCTTCCCGATGATGTTGCCAAACACTTCGATACCGTTACCAACATGAATATGGTCACCGATATGGACGCCTATCTGAAATTCAATCAGGCGGCGGCGCTGGGTAAAGAAGGTACTGTCATGAGCGACGCGGCACAACAGGGGGCTGCCATGGCTTACATGATGACCGCCATGCAGGCACAAAAACAGGAGGCAAGACCTGCCGAACGTTCCGACGATCCGGAGACAAAACTCAAACAGCTGAAAACATTGTACGACGGCGGACTGATAGACGCGGATGAGTACAAGGCAAAGAAAGCAGAGATCCTATCCAAACTGTAGCAGCATGCAGGAAGAAAACAAACCGCTATCCTTTATTGAGCGCATGAAACAGCGGGCTGTTTCACAACAAACCTATGGCGGTAAGCCGGATGAAACAACGGCTGGCACTAACGGTGCAGCCTGTCCTAACTGCGGCGCGGGCCGCGCTAAGCAGGATGGATTAACCCACTGTGCCTACTGTGGACATACCTTTATTACTACATCGCTGACTGATGGACACTATATCCGGAAGTCAGACAATTCTAACACTTAGTTATGGGCTTATTTAACTGGGGAAAAACGGCAGACAAACAACCTCCTCCTTTTGCTGCTGAACTCGATGCATTGGAAAACAGACTGGACTCCTTCCTGGCGAAACTGAACGAACGGATTGACGTACTACTGGACGGCTTTATGGAAGAAGCGCCCGCTATCATTGCCAGTGACGACCGTTACGGACAGGCATATTACCGCTTCTCTTCTGCTATGCAGGGACAGGCAGGTAATATGCGTGAAAAAGTAAGAGAGGTACGTGAGAAACAAATTGAACCTGTCTTCCAGCAATATATAGACACCGTTGCTGCAGGCAGCGACGGCTATCGGCTGCTCTACGAATGGCGTAACCGCTGTGGAAACAAAACTGATAGCTGGGAAGAACGCCTCCAGCAACGTATTGATACAGCCATCGGGCAGGTAGAGAGAAAAGATTATGAACCTGTCTTTCAGCAAATGCTGGATACATACTGGCAGCAGTGTAAAACGGTTAACTGCCGTCAATGTGGCGGTGCGCTCGATATACAACAGGTATATTACCACAGTGCCTACGTATCCTGCACATCCTGTCAGACGCAAAACATCTTCGAACCAGGTGTCATCGCCCGTGATATTGAACATACCGCCCGGAAACTGGCAGAACAGCGCAGTAAACATTTCATGGATGCACATGAGCAACAGCAAAAGGAAGAACAGGACCTCTATCAGCAGATGCACGCATTGCAATTAGCCATGAGCTTCGAGGAACGGACGGCTAAAAAAGGTCCGCGATACGATCAGCTCATCATGCTGGAAGCCAGACGTGTGCAGGCTGAAAATAATGTACATGAACTGCTGGATAAATACTACAGAGGCATCTTCAATGAACTGAACCTGCTGCTGCCCGATCTGAAAGAACATCATGAGAAATTCTTCCTGTCTTTACAAACGAATTACCAGCGTTCCCTAAGCAAACGAAGCACAAATATTTAATCTATTATAAATAAACAAACCATGAGTCAGAACAACCCCCTTTTTGAACCTATTCACGGTATCAGCCTGTATGATTATTCAGCTGCCAACGCTAAACTGGCCAACGGTGTAGCGGTTGATGCTATTTGCAGCGCGCTGGGCGTGGAAGCACCTGTATGGGAAGACGCCAGCCAGGGGTGGGCGCAGCGTATGCAGGAAGACCCTACATATACCGTTATTGCAGAGAT
The DNA window shown above is from Chitinophaga agri and carries:
- a CDS encoding GNAT family N-acetyltransferase, whose product is MQPLHIITSRLLIRHLTLSDGADFHRYRSNPEVTRYQGFDVMTMEQATTFITNNAVKNYGKAGEWVQYAIEHTASGKLVGDCAIRLKEYDARIAEVGITISHLAQKNGFAKEAMLGILAFLFDEKGIHRVVETVDAENTASIHLMNSIGFRQEGHFIENIFFKGKWGSEFQYAMLKREWDTIKVR
- a CDS encoding DUF1398 domain-containing protein gives rise to the protein MFTLEQVKAAHAKVRSGADFPKYIQEIRTLGLRRYEFLVSNGETVYYGDAATKIASQPMYAPLAIAEKPSAADLRHTIAIHQQGQTDFMTFCVQAAAAGVEKWVIDTEKMVCTYVDANGGTMVEEPIPAVDHV
- a CDS encoding glycoside hydrolase family protein, producing the protein MPEKVAYAMRRSVHGRGSLCETNRPCIIDFKRQYLFVYHNGVLMGGSSHRRSVCMDHLSYGEDGEMKKVVMTDEGVGR
- a CDS encoding AI-2E family transporter; protein product: MMPRTKVFNAAAILLILTLIVVILVYGKPFFVPIAFAGLLAMLLLPVTRWLQSKGVNHAVGVLLSLLLFVGFFALVIVFISWQVSDIAENASQLEQQLMQKYQQLREFLSTEYGISPEKQKQMLKEQQESSSGKASAVITAIIGGVGGFLTNLLLVLVYTFLFIFFRGKIKGYIVRLVPKDERTKAVSCIHKTQKTAQEYLKGLFLMILFLWVMYAIGFSIAGVKNAFFFAILCGLLEIIPFVGNLTGTALTLLMSLVQGGDMTLIVGILLTYGLVQFIQTYLLEPLVVGAGVDLNPMATIVGLVAGELLWGIPGMVMAIPLMGMLKVIFDHIPVMEPYAYLLGQDKKEDSGWQRSLKKMGSKVKQLFTS
- a CDS encoding DUF6929 family protein gives rise to the protein MKAIITLLKLLLLHDYPSGSAINYYNEHLYIVGDDANQLLVLDSHYNQVKRIPLFHYEEKRIPKAQKPDLETAVIIHNDGQPNLLAIGSAATKERELFVLLPLQATDSPRYISSKAFIERLQQLPEINIEGATIAGDHLILGNRGNESHPVNQLVVTTPDCWQHPADAPVSIATLDNPFSLPGFAGVSELCYVEQQDVLLLTLSSEATTNAYDDGIIGDSYIAWVTNFRKQLSTGKITVNGIVNLSDAAPAFKGEKIEGICLSAIKEDGWYLHLVADDDQGASKLFHIKLLLP
- a CDS encoding SPFH domain-containing protein → MNVPFIEILEWTVKDPNLLMWKFPSQDADIKNGAKLIVRESETALLLSEGKLADVFGPGTYTLTTENIPLLTKLKGWKYGFQSPFKVDVYFLSTRQFVNLKWGTPAPVMLSDQKFGQVRVRAFGSYNVRVADPARFFREYAGTQSVLSVLELQHKLRDYIAPQFGEALAAANIQILDIAGNLQSLNARIRPSIQPYFDAFGIEVTEFVVTSVTLPDDVAKHFDTVTNMNMVTDMDAYLKFNQAAALGKEGTVMSDAAQQGAAMAYMMTAMQAQKQEARPAERSDDPETKLKQLKTLYDGGLIDADEYKAKKAEILSKL